The Candidatus Effluviviaceae Genus V sp. nucleotide sequence GGCACGCCGACCTCGGGAGAGGAGTTCTCCCCGTCGGCCGCGCTCATGAAGGCGATGATCCTCGCGTCGGGCACCGACATGGCGACGCAGGACATCCCGAACGGCAACGAGGGATGGGGCCGGGCGCTTCTTGACGATGTCCTCTACTTCGAGGGCGATGCGCGCGAGCTGAAGGTCGAGGACTTCGCCGCCGGCGTGAGCCAGGGAGGCGAGGAGACCTTCGAGTTCTCGATCGACAACGGAACGATCCCCGTCGAGGTGGTCCTCGTGTGGACCGACTACCCGGCGACCTCGGGCGCGAGTGTGGCCATCCAGAACAACCTGGACCTCGAGGTCGACTGCCCCGGCGGCGTCACGTTCAAGGGCAACGTCTTCCTGAACGGCGAGTCTGTCGGGAGCGGCAGCGCGGACAGCAGGAACGTGGAGGAGGTCGTTCTCGTCAAGAGCGCTCCTCTCGGAACGTACACGGTCCGCGTCAAGGGCACGACCGTGCCGCACGGGCCGCAGCCGTTCGCGGTCGTCATCACGGGCGGCATCGCGGACTGGCCTCCGTTGACCGGCATCGCGGACGCCGTCGTGCCGGACGGCAGGAGGGTCGCCATCACGAGCGTCGCTCCCAACCCGTTCAATCCCATGACGGAGATCGCGTACGCGCTCGAACCGGCTCCGGCCGGTGAGGCCCGCGCGACGCTCAAGATCTACTCGGTCGACGGCCGCGTCGTACGCACGCTGGTCGATCGCCCGCAGGGCCCCGGGCGTCACACGGCGGTGTGGCACGGACGCGATGATGAAGGACAGGTCGTCGCAAGCGGTATCTACTTCTGCGAGCTGACATACGGCGGCGACAGGGAGGTCAGGAAGCTGACGCTGCTCAAGTAGCGCCACGGCCTATGTCCGCCGGTGGACTTGCCGGCGGGGTCGCCCCTATAATGGGCCCTCGCTCCGGTTCGGGGCGGGGGCCCTTCCTCTTGACTCCGCGAAGGGCGCCAGGCGGCCTCGGAGAGCACGACCCCGGCGAAGGAGGCTTCGAACTGTGCTGAGGAGCAAACTGAAGAGCGCGATCGGTTCGCTCGAGGCCTCGTCGCTCCACTGGTCATACTGGGTGGGTACGTTCGTCGCGTTCGCCGTCCTCAGGAACGTCATCGAGAGCGCGCTCGGACCCGAAGGGGTCCTGGGCTTCGCTCACTCCGGCCCCGTCTCCGCGCTGATGGTCTTCGACCACTTCCTGCTGTTCTATGCGAGCGTCTTTCTTACCATCGCGATCATCCTCTCCCACCTCACGGGCGAGCACATCTCCCGCGTGATGCGTGTGATGACGCCGGCCTGGGCCATCATACTGGTGCCGCCCCCGACAGACTTCATCCTGACCGGAGGCGAGGGCACGCACATCTCATACGTTCTGTCGCTCTCCGGCGTGCTCTTCAGGTTCTTCGACCCGCGTGTGCTCATCGAGCGCATCTCGGTCGGGCAGCGCATCGAGGTCGCTGCCGCATGCATGCTCGGCCTCGCCTACGTTCGCATCAAGGGACGAAGCTGGTGGCGGGCGGCGCTCGCCTTCGTCCTCATCTACCTGGCCATCGGCGCGCACGGGGTCCTCCCGGCCGCCTTCGCCCGCTTCGCGCAGTACGTCTCCGAGGGCGCCGTCAGACTCCCCGCGGCCGCGTACGATGCTGTCTTCACGTCGGGCGGACTTGTCCTCGAGGAGAGCCGTAAGCTCGCCCTCCTCTTCCTGCTGACGTCTGCGGGACTCGGGCTCTACGCGTTCCGTCGAGCGGTTCCGGCGAAGGCGTCCGCGCTTCTGCGCAACATCAGACCACTCAGGGCCCTCCACTACGTCGGGATGGCCGGCTTCGGGATCGCTCTCGGATGGGCCGTGGTCTCACCCTCCGGGTTCTCGTTCACGCACGGAGGAGACGTCCTGGGGATCGCCGGGCTTCTTTTCGCGACGTTTCTGGCGTTCGAGGCATCGGTGGGCCTCAATGACCTCTTCGACATCACGAGCGACAGCGTGACGGAGCCCGACCGTCCGCTCGTGACCGGCGAGCTCACACAGCGCGAGGCCGTCGTCCAATTCGCGGTCCTCGGCGGACTGTCGCTTCTCGCGGCGTTGAACGTCAAGTACGCCAGTTTCCTTGTCCTGGCGATGGCTCTGCTGGTCTCCTTTCTCTACTCGGCGCCGCCCGTCAGACTCAAGCGCATCCCGATCGTCGGGACGCTCTCGCTCGGTCTCCTGTCCCTGCTAACGGCGCTCGCCGGGTTCGCGGCCGTCCTGGAGGCGAGAACGGTGGCCGCGTTCCCGGTCCCTGTCGGCTGGGTCCTCTTCCTGGCGTTCGGGCTCGCCTTCGCCGTCAAGGACCTCAAGGACGTCGCCGGCGACCGCGCCGACGGCACCCTGACACTGCCGATCGTGCTCGGTCCACGCGCGGGACGCGCCGTGACAGCCGCGCTCGCCGCCGCCGGCTATCTCACCGTCCCGGTCTTCCTCCCGTACCCGGTGCTCGGGTGGATCGCCGTCGCCCTCGCCGGGCTCAACGCGTTCGCCGTCATGCTCCTGCCCGCCCGCCGCATCGTGCGTCCTCTCCTCACGGTCTATCTGCTCTTCGCCGCGGGGGCGGCACTCGTTATCGTCACCGATGTCGAACCCGTGCTCAACCCGTCGTCGCGGGCCGCCGCACACAACCAGAGTGTGGCGCTCACGGCGCGCTCGTACCTGGAGTCCGGCGACGCCGAGGATG carries:
- a CDS encoding tetratricopeptide repeat protein, whose protein sequence is MLRSKLKSAIGSLEASSLHWSYWVGTFVAFAVLRNVIESALGPEGVLGFAHSGPVSALMVFDHFLLFYASVFLTIAIILSHLTGEHISRVMRVMTPAWAIILVPPPTDFILTGGEGTHISYVLSLSGVLFRFFDPRVLIERISVGQRIEVAAACMLGLAYVRIKGRSWWRAALAFVLIYLAIGAHGVLPAAFARFAQYVSEGAVRLPAAAYDAVFTSGGLVLEESRKLALLFLLTSAGLGLYAFRRAVPAKASALLRNIRPLRALHYVGMAGFGIALGWAVVSPSGFSFTHGGDVLGIAGLLFATFLAFEASVGLNDLFDITSDSVTEPDRPLVTGELTQREAVVQFAVLGGLSLLAALNVKYASFLVLAMALLVSFLYSAPPVRLKRIPIVGTLSLGLLSLLTALAGFAAVLEARTVAAFPVPVGWVLFLAFGLAFAVKDLKDVAGDRADGTLTLPIVLGPRAGRAVTAALAAAGYLTVPVFLPYPVLGWIAVALAGLNAFAVMLLPARRIVRPLLTVYLLFAAGAALVIVTDVEPVLNPSSRAAAHNQSVALTARSYLESGDAEDAAAAYRGAGDLGPDPGELTRAGIALVRTGAYLEAAPLLERAVARNPSDAVAVEHLVAARRAADDPVEAARLAREAVARGIRPDVFLAHLAELAIDAGRPEDAAELLTTSLSAGADEVSTRIRLGDALLLAGRSEAALTELGLAARLHPRAAPARDAYGRALHRAGHHLEAAQELRTAVRLDPSTAMYWNNLAVVEIELGRYDAALGALDRATGTDPTLPDAYFNRGRVYEALGRPSEARRQYLLALELDQTFLPARRALA